The window GGGTAATCAGAAGTATAAGACTTATAAATATTATATATTTTTTTAGCTTGTAACTCTCTTGTCTCTTTATCGAAAGCCTCTAAATGAACATTCATAACAATCAAAGTATCTGAACCTAATTGCACTTTAGTAATTTGCAATAATCGATCAAGATAAAAAGCATTATAGTAAAAAGGTGCACTAATTGGCTTTCTTAATGTGACAAATTCATTAGATAATATTTGCATTTTACTTAGAACACCTTGCCCGGACAACATCTTTCCAAAATGATTTTGAATTGGTAAATATGGAAATGGGACATAGGACTTATCCCAGTTTACAGCATAAGCCCCTTGATGAAATTTTAAATGATTTCCTAGGCTATCAAACTGATTAATATTAAAACTTCGAGAGGAATTAAAATCTACTTCTTGCAAACCAATAAAATCATAATTAGCACTATCCAAGATTTTGACAACTCTATTATAGTTGTTGGTAAAAAGAGAAGCAGATCTATCAACTGCTAGATTATTGGTCATCCCAGATAAGTAGCCAATATTGTAAGTCATTATTGATAAGGTATCGGAAGTGTGCAAAATCTCATCATCATAATTTACAACTTGGTCATATTTCTTTTCATCTGAAAAGCTTGAGCTACCCCAAAAATAAAAAACCACAAGACTAACTAATAGAAGTGCGAGTATGCCTAATAATATCTTTTTCATAAAACGATATTAATCAAAAAGAATCACATCTTATAAAAACCAATCAGATGAACATAAAAAAGCAAAATATATTGATTTAATTATTTCAAGAAATAAAAAATTAATAATTAAAATAAATCTCCGCGAAAACATTTTAGTTATAGTAATAAAACCATCTGTGAGGTTTAATTACTTGATATTCACTCCTAAGATTAGTAATATTACTAGAGTATAAAAATCAATTTGATAAATTGTAAAAACATTACAATAGGGACTAAAAATAGCCAATCACACTACTAAAACGTCTTCCAAACAATATTTTGCACAGGAATGAAAAACTAAATGATTACTCAAGTTCATAATTAAACTTATTGTTTATTAAAACAATATTAACATCTCATTATTAATAATTTATAAGACCTTAACTAATCATTAACTTGAATACTAATAAGCTGACCAAATTTTCTTCTGAGAGCATACTCAAGGGAGGCAATATGAAAATCCTTTATAAAGCGATTTAGTTTTACCGAATTTCAATCCATATCTATAAAATACAATTACTAAATACTTACAACACATACAGGAGTGTAGTAAAAAATGTATGATTAATTAATATGGGAGATTTTTGAACTCAGACTCTAGATCATATCCTATATAATTATTTTAAGAGAAGACTTTAAAAATTAATTTTTACAAAACCCTACTCCTATTCAGTAAGTTTGTAGCAACTGAACAGATATTTCCTATAATGAAAAGCTTTAGCAACATCCATAAGTACAGAGAGCATTTCGAACACCTTATCCAGATTGAAAGAAAAGCGGAGATGGATTTTCATCTTAACGAAATCTTAATGCTAAACGGCAGGCAAAGGGAACGAAAAGGAAGGGCCATATTAGGACTTAATGGTAGAGATGCTGGGACTGGAATTGGAGGTATGTATTTAGTTAAATTGGTTAAGGGTTCCGGGATCTCTGACAATGAAATTTCTAATGGGGATATCGTTATTATTTCAAAGGAGAAACCAACAGGAACAGAAGATCAAGCTACGGTAATTAGTAAGACTAAAAGAAGCATTACGATTGGGTATAATAAGACTCCCCCATATGTAGTTTATGGTAAAAATTTACGACTAGATTTATTCTCAAATGATATTACTTTTCAAAGAATGAGCGAAGCCTTAAGTGTAGCAGAAAAGAACCCTAAAATTCAAGAATTCTTAAAATCTAATATTGACTTTTTCAAAGATCCTAATGAATCAGAAATTAGTATAGAATTAGACAAAAAGCTAAATGAAAAACAAGTTAATATTGTCAAGCAAGCGAATAGCTCAAATGATATTTTTCTAATACATGGCCCTCCCGGAACTGGAAAGACTACTACCCTATCCTATCTTATAAAAGCTTTCCATAATCAGAAAAAGAAAATCTTAGTAAGCGCTCCATCGAACACTGCTGTAGATAATATTTTAGATAAATTACACTCCTTAAATATACCTTCTACCAGAATAGGGAATCCTGTAAGGATGGATAAAAATTTACTAAGCTTAAGCTTAGATGTGAAATTACAAGACCACCCAGATTTCCAACAAGCTAACAGTATTTGGAATAAAATCCAGATCTTAAAAAAAGAACAAGAAGACTATATTCCTGCTACTGGGCAAAACAGAAGAGGTCTGAGCGATCATAAAATAATACAATTAGCAAATAGCAAGAAACTGTATAGAGGTATCCATCAATCCAAGCTTAGAAAGATGGCAAAGTGGATACAAATTCAGCAACAGATTAATAAAAGTTTTGATGATGCCAATGCTTTACAAGCCAATGCTATTGAAAGTATTTTAGAGAAAAGTGATGTTATTTGTACTACGAATTCTTCTGCTGGAAGCGAGTTATTGAAGGACATTATTTTTGACATAGTCTGTATAGACGAAGCCACTCAATCCACCGAACCCGAAGTATTAATTCCTTTGGTAAAAGGAAAAAAATGGATCTTAGCAGGTGATCATAAACAACTTCCCCCTACCGTAAAAGCACAAGAAGCTGCTCAACTTAATGTAAGCTTGTTTGAAAGATTTCAATCTGAACTGCCAAAAGATAGAATGGATATTCTAACGATTCAGTACAGGATGAATAAAGAAATAATGAAGTTCTCAAATGAACACTTCTATTCTAATCGCCTTAAAGCTCATCCTTCTGTAGCTCATCATAATTTAAAAGACATGCTGGGTTTCGAACCCTATCCTTACATAGATCCTATTATAGATGATGTTTTAAAAGCATCAAAACCCATAGTATTTATCCCCTGTGAAGAAGGAGTAGAGGAGCAATTAACGGATAGTTTCT is drawn from Marivirga arenosa and contains these coding sequences:
- a CDS encoding endonuclease/exonuclease/phosphatase family protein; its protein translation is MKKILLGILALLLVSLVVFYFWGSSSFSDEKKYDQVVNYDDEILHTSDTLSIMTYNIGYLSGMTNNLAVDRSASLFTNNYNRVVKILDSANYDFIGLQEVDFNSSRSFNINQFDSLGNHLKFHQGAYAVNWDKSYVPFPYLPIQNHFGKMLSGQGVLSKMQILSNEFVTLRKPISAPFYYNAFYLDRLLQITKVQLGSDTLIVMNVHLEAFDKETRELQAKKIYNIYKSYTSDYPTLLIGDFNSRPPFASDIVEEEITIGLFLIDPNIGEAIEKDRYLRNESQFFTFNTEDPYERLDYIFYNKNKISKIDSDVLKVAGDISDHLPVWMTFSLK
- a CDS encoding IGHMBP2 family helicase; this translates as MKSFSNIHKYREHFEHLIQIERKAEMDFHLNEILMLNGRQRERKGRAILGLNGRDAGTGIGGMYLVKLVKGSGISDNEISNGDIVIISKEKPTGTEDQATVISKTKRSITIGYNKTPPYVVYGKNLRLDLFSNDITFQRMSEALSVAEKNPKIQEFLKSNIDFFKDPNESEISIELDKKLNEKQVNIVKQANSSNDIFLIHGPPGTGKTTTLSYLIKAFHNQKKKILVSAPSNTAVDNILDKLHSLNIPSTRIGNPVRMDKNLLSLSLDVKLQDHPDFQQANSIWNKIQILKKEQEDYIPATGQNRRGLSDHKIIQLANSKKLYRGIHQSKLRKMAKWIQIQQQINKSFDDANALQANAIESILEKSDVICTTNSSAGSELLKDIIFDIVCIDEATQSTEPEVLIPLVKGKKWILAGDHKQLPPTVKAQEAAQLNVSLFERFQSELPKDRMDILTIQYRMNKEIMKFSNEHFYSNRLKAHPSVAHHNLKDMLGFEPYPYIDPIIDDVLKASKPIVFIPCEEGVEEQLTDSFSYYNKEEIKLTKKITDALLSSRLFPDDIGIISPYDQQVSRLKSEMRDYHIEIKSIDGFQGREKEVIIISLVRSNQEGNIGFLRDYRRLNVALTRAKRKLIIIGNPNTIKQDKMYESLLNMIGHA